A stretch of the Perca fluviatilis chromosome 17, GENO_Pfluv_1.0, whole genome shotgun sequence genome encodes the following:
- the glis3 gene encoding zinc finger protein GLIS3 isoform X1: MSGKGCQLLVSPCSVSPSLSMIRGHQSQSIRIPMSFPQRADLSPSSSMEKVKRGAMQSFASEKQSGSHVVLPTLSLRRQVLTNGKHINISTESPHQQVPTYHPTTTIQTGRCSFNNSFKGTNKAGCSVSGPTMEVFGQPATANLTVTSSPVTLVKGQRCTAGPSAQHPPSHPHSVQIPHTDARSLQSRESLASTTLSLFETQSMFSGRHDWSHGYRVLPPLGLPQCSTQASEGGEQPSLPPGTAMSGTTISGDTSTSASLPSYLFAGDAGSPRQSRAKKRALSMSPLSDVMGIDFNSIIRTSPTSLVAYINGSRISPASHPTLSPVQSEGYGHFLGVRGRCIPYAHPYSMPGSLQASAPHTDYGRMQMLEEGGGLESQMANMVVDQQCLPEEGGALEKTSESCSQTIINLLPPPQFQPALLTTIQEADTLHGPPPPYHSHQHIHLTRHCKIKPPSQDPLTHAPMVHPRHGVSFLPQVPMLEEEEGELEDYGAHSCRWIDCSAVYDQREELVRHIEKQHVDQRKAEDFTCHWVGCPRNFKPFNARYKLLIHMRVHSGEKPNKCTFEGCKKAFSRLENLKIHLRSHTGEKPYLCQHPGCHKAFSNSSDRAKHQRTHLDTKPYTCQVPGCAKRYTDPSSLRKHVKSHSTKERQLRKKMKSTADVTQDTLTDCLTIHPLQPSLSPLTRIDLNSSPGASHESYSAAPQGRDSSSNPHLALLCSLQDNYRFVDPSPHQLLPGDQRGPCSPTCLPHPPNGTSLQKNPDLKQPSEPPDLADYNPELSGQIKMLYSPPQYGGITAQTSSSHLMQVDAFGDSLAPAVNNPNGVAALETALSCITGFDVHSQAQDVDPNQELHGGDIFSVMDHCTSQVSCIYTEG, translated from the exons ATGAGTGGAAAGGGTTGTCAGCTCCTGGTGTCTCCTTGCAGCGTGTCCCCGTCACTAAGTATGATCAGAGGACACCAGTCCCAGTCCATCAGGATACCCATGTCTTTCCCACAACGGGCCGATCTTAGTCCCTCCTCGAGCATGGAGAAAGTGAAAAGGGGTGCCATGCAATCCTTTGCTTCTGAAAAACAGAGTGGAAGCCATGTTGTCCTGCCAACCCTGAGCCTCCGCAGACAGGTGTTGACCAACGGCAAACATATAAACATTTCGACTGAATCCCCACACCAGCAAGTGCCTACTTACCATCCTACAACCACCATACAGACGGGACGCTGCTCCTTTAACAACAGCTTCAAAGGTACAAACAAAG CAGGTTGCTCTGTGTCTGGGCCTACCATGGAAGTATTTGGTCAGCCAGCCACTGCTAACCTGACAGTGACCAGCAGTCCTGTGACCCTTGTCAAAGGCCAACGGTGTACTGCAGGGCCGTCAGCACAACACCCTCCATCACATCCACACAGTGTGCAGATTCCCCACACTGATGCCAG ATCCTTACAGTCCAGAGAGTCCCTGGCATCCACTACCCTTAGTCTGTTTGAAACACAGTCGATGTTTAGTGGCAGACATGACTGGTCGCATGGCTACCGGGTGCTTCCTCCACTGGGTCTACCTCAGTGCTCCACGCAGGCCAGTGAGGGAGGTGAGCAGCCCAGCCTTCCTCCCGGCACAGCCATGTCTGGCACGACCATATCAGGTGACACTAGCACCTCTGCCTCCCTGCCCTCGTATCTCTTTGCAGGTGATGCCGGAAGCCCCAGACAGTCTCGTGCTAAGAAGAGAGCTCTTTCCATGTCGCCATTGTCGGATGTCATGGGTATTGATTTCAACTCAATCATACGCACCTCACCGACTTCACTTGTTGCTTATATCAATGGTTCTCGGATCTCTCCAGCCTCCCACCCCACACTCTCACCTGTCCAATCTGAGGGTTACGGTCACTTCCTGGGCGTGAGAGGCCGCTGCATCCCCTACGCCCATCCCTACAGCATGCCAGGCTCTTTGCAGGCCTCGGCCCCACACACAGATTATGGTCGTATGCAGATGCTTGAAGAGGGAGGAGGTCTGGAGAGCCAGATGGCTAACATGGTGGTGGACCAGCAGTGCCTCCCAGAGGAAGGAGGGGCACTGGAGAAGACTTCAGAGAGCTGCAGCCAAACCATCATCAACCTGCTGCCACCTCCACAGTTTCAGCCAGCCCTGCTGACTACTATCCAAGAAGCTGATACTCTACATGGGCCTCCACCACCCTACCACTCACACCAGCACATCCACCTTACTAGacactgtaaaataaagcctCCTTCTCAGGACCCTCTCACACACGCTCCCATGGTTCATCCCAGGCATGGGGTGAGCTTTCTACCGCAGGTCCCTATgctggaggaagaagaaggagagcTGGAGGACTATGGAGCCCACAGCTGCAGGTGGATAGACTGCAGTGCAGTCTATGACCAAAGGGAGGAGCTGGTAAGGCACATAGAAAAGCAACATGTGGACCAGCGGAAGGCTGAGGATTTCACATGCCACTGGGTGGGCTGTCCACGCAACTTCAAGCCCTTCAATGCCCGATACAAGCTTCTTATCCACATGAGGGTCCATTCAGGAGAAAAACCCAACAAGTGCACG TTTGAGGGCTGCAAGAAGGCTTTCTCTCGGCTAGAAAATCTGAAGATCCATCTGCGTAGCCACACGGGGGAGAAACCCTACCTGTGTCAGCACCCAGGCTGTCACAAGGCCTTCAGCAACTCAAGTGACAGAGCTAAGCACCAGCGTACACACCTGGACACA AAGCCATACACTTGCCAGGTGCCTGGCTGTGCAAAGCGTTATACTGATCCCAGCTCCCTGAGGAAACATGTGAAATCCCACTCTACTAAAGAACGACAGTTACGGAAGAAG ATGAAATCCACTGCTGATGTGACTCAGGACACGCTGACAGACTGTTTAACCATCCACCCTTTGCAACCAAGCCTTTCTCCTCTGACAAGGATAGACTTGAACTCTTCCCCTGGTGCATCCCATGAGTCCTATTCTG CTGCTCCACAGGGACGAGACTCCTCCAGCAATCCTCACCTGGCTCTGTTATGCTCCTTACAAGATAATTACAG GTTTGTTGATCCCTCCCCTCACCAGCTCCTCCCCGGGGACCAGCGTGGTCCTTGCTCTCCCACCTGCCTCCCGCATCCTCCCAATGGGACATCCCTACAGAAAAACCCAGATCTGAAGCAGCCCAGCGAGCCTCCTGATCTGGCAGATTACAATCCAG AGCTCTCAGGGCAGATTAAGATGCTATATTCTCCTCCACAATATGGCGGGATCACGGCACAGACTAGCTCGAGTCACCTGATGCAAGTTGATGCCTTTGGTGACAGCCTCGCTCCAGCAGTCAATAATCCCAATGGGGTGGCCGCCTTAGAAACAGCTCTTTCCTGCATTACAG gaTTTGATGTCCACAGTCAAGCACAGGATGTGGATCCTAATCAAGAATTGCATGGAGGGGATATCTTCAGTGTGATGGACCACTGCACAAGCCAGGTCTCCTGCATCTATACAGAGGGATGA